The Burkholderia latens genome segment GCCAAAGATGTTAAAAATACGCCAAAAGGCGGTAAGCTGATTTTTCATCGCCAAAGGCAGCACGTCGAGAAAGCTGCAAAGCGCCGACGCGCTGTTCAACAGCAAATAGGGGTAGCAATGAGACCAGAACGCCAGCCGATTCGGGTCGTGATCCTGGATGACCATGCAGTCGTCCAGCTCGGGATTACGAGTTACCTGACCGAGAAGACCAACATCCAGGTCGCAGCGAGCTTCTCGCAGTCGCGCGATCTTATCCGATGGCTGGAAGGAAATCGCGCGGACGTCGTGTTGCTCGATTACACGCTCGGGCCGGGGGAGATCGACGGTCTCAATCTCGTCAAGCTTCTCAGCACGCGTTTTCCCGCATGCCGCATCCTGATGACGTCGAGCAGCGATACGCCGGCTACTGTCCACATGACCATGCGCGCGGGCGCACTTGGCTTCTTCGGTAAAAGGGCCGACCTTGGCGAGCTCGCACGCGCGATCCGGTCCGTTGCAAGCGGTCGTTCATATATCAGTGCGGACGTGGTCGATGCAATGCAGTCGAGCGATGTGCACGAGCCGCGCTTTTCGGATCCGCACGCCGCCGGGTCGGCAAAACACA includes the following:
- a CDS encoding response regulator transcription factor, whose product is MILDDHAVVQLGITSYLTEKTNIQVAASFSQSRDLIRWLEGNRADVVLLDYTLGPGEIDGLNLVKLLSTRFPACRILMTSSSDTPATVHMTMRAGALGFFGKRADLGELARAIRSVASGRSYISADVVDAMQSSDVHEPRFSDPHAAGSAKHTPLSQTGLSVREHEVLRCFLSGMSVSDIALKFSRSPKTISAQKQSAFRKLGIRSDADLIASRKLLEDV